The following proteins come from a genomic window of Blastococcus sp. HT6-30:
- the rplI gene encoding 50S ribosomal protein L9 — MKLILTQEVTGLGSSGDTVEVKGGYGRNYLLPRGLAIVATRGAEKQVESLRRARAAREVASHEEAQALAGRINGLTVQVPARAGDGGRLFGRVTTADVAAAVTAAGGPALDRRRIELPSSIKTTGQHTVTVRVHPEVTSQLTIDVVAE; from the coding sequence ATGAAGCTGATCCTCACGCAGGAGGTCACCGGTCTCGGGTCCTCCGGCGACACCGTCGAGGTCAAGGGCGGCTACGGCCGCAACTACCTCCTGCCCCGCGGGCTGGCCATCGTGGCCACCCGGGGTGCCGAGAAGCAGGTCGAGTCCCTGCGCCGGGCGCGTGCCGCCCGCGAGGTGGCCTCCCACGAGGAGGCGCAGGCCCTGGCCGGCCGTATCAACGGCCTGACCGTCCAGGTGCCGGCGCGCGCCGGTGACGGTGGTCGCCTGTTCGGCCGGGTCACCACCGCCGACGTCGCCGCCGCGGTCACCGCGGCCGGCGGCCCGGCGCTCGACCGTCGCCGGATCGAGCTGCCCAGCAGCATCAAGACCACGGGTCAGCACACCGTCACCGTGCGGGTGCACCCCGAGGTCACCTCTCAGCTGACGATCGACGTCGTCGCCGAGTAG